One stretch of Streptomyces agglomeratus DNA includes these proteins:
- the treS gene encoding maltose alpha-D-glucosyltransferase, whose product MIVNEPVHDTFEDTPAKDRDPEWFKRAVFYEVLVRSFQDSNGDGVGDLKGITAKLDYLQWLGVDCLWLPPFFKSPLRDGGYDVSDYTSVLPEFGDLADFVEFVDAAHHRGMRVIIDFVMNHTSDQHPWFQESRSDPDGPYGDYYVWADDDKQYQDARIIFVDTETSNWTFDPVRKQYFWHRFFSHQPDLNYENPAVQEEMISALRFWLDLGIDGFRLDAVPYLYQEEGTNCENLPRTHEFLKRVRTEIDASYPDTVILAEANQWPEDVVDYFGDFKKGGDECHMAFHFPVMPRIFMAVRRESRYPVSEVLAKTPAIPSNCQWGIFLRNHDELTLEMVTDEERDYMYAEYAKDPRMRANIGIRRRLAPLLDNDRNQIELFTALLLSLPGSPILYYGDEIGMGDNIWLGDRDAVRTPMQWTPDRNAGFSSCDPGRLFLPTIMDPVYGYQVTNVEAAMTSPSSLLHWTRRMIEIRKQNPAFGLGSYTELPSTNPAVIAFLREYKDDLVLCVHNFSRFPQPTELDLQTFNGRHPVELIGGVRFPAIGEWPYLLTLAGHGFYWFRLRKDPTPPPAKRA is encoded by the coding sequence ATGATCGTCAATGAGCCCGTCCACGACACATTCGAGGACACTCCCGCCAAGGACCGCGACCCCGAGTGGTTCAAGCGCGCGGTGTTCTACGAGGTGCTCGTCCGATCCTTCCAGGACAGCAATGGAGACGGCGTCGGCGACCTCAAGGGCATCACCGCCAAGCTGGACTACCTCCAATGGCTCGGCGTCGACTGTCTCTGGCTGCCGCCGTTCTTCAAGTCACCGCTGCGCGACGGCGGTTACGACGTATCCGACTACACGTCCGTCCTCCCCGAGTTCGGTGACCTCGCCGACTTCGTGGAGTTCGTGGACGCCGCACACCACCGCGGCATGCGCGTCATCATCGACTTTGTCATGAACCACACGAGCGACCAGCACCCGTGGTTCCAGGAGTCGCGGTCCGACCCGGACGGCCCCTACGGCGACTACTACGTCTGGGCCGACGACGACAAGCAGTACCAGGACGCCCGGATCATCTTCGTCGACACGGAGACGTCCAACTGGACCTTCGACCCGGTCCGCAAGCAGTACTTCTGGCACCGCTTCTTCTCGCACCAGCCGGATCTCAACTACGAGAACCCGGCCGTGCAGGAGGAGATGATCTCCGCCCTGCGCTTCTGGCTGGACCTGGGCATCGACGGCTTCCGCCTCGACGCCGTTCCCTACCTCTACCAGGAGGAGGGAACGAACTGCGAGAACCTCCCGCGCACCCATGAGTTCCTCAAGCGGGTCCGCACCGAGATCGACGCGTCCTACCCGGACACCGTGATCCTCGCCGAGGCCAACCAGTGGCCGGAAGACGTCGTCGACTATTTCGGCGACTTCAAGAAGGGGGGCGACGAGTGCCACATGGCCTTCCACTTCCCGGTCATGCCCCGCATCTTCATGGCCGTACGCCGTGAATCCCGCTACCCGGTGTCGGAAGTCCTGGCCAAGACCCCGGCCATCCCGTCCAACTGCCAGTGGGGCATCTTCCTGCGCAACCACGACGAGCTGACCCTCGAAATGGTCACGGACGAAGAGCGCGACTACATGTACGCGGAGTACGCCAAGGACCCGCGGATGCGCGCCAACATCGGCATCCGGCGGCGGCTCGCCCCGCTCCTCGACAACGACCGCAACCAGATCGAGCTGTTCACGGCTCTGCTCCTGTCGCTTCCCGGCTCGCCGATCCTGTACTACGGCGACGAGATCGGGATGGGCGACAACATCTGGCTGGGCGACCGGGACGCCGTGCGCACCCCGATGCAGTGGACCCCCGACCGCAACGCCGGTTTCTCGTCCTGCGACCCGGGACGGCTCTTCCTCCCCACGATCATGGACCCCGTCTACGGGTACCAGGTCACCAACGTCGAGGCGGCGATGACCTCGCCCTCCTCGCTGCTGCACTGGACGCGGCGGATGATCGAGATCCGCAAGCAGAACCCGGCCTTCGGCCTCGGCTCGTACACCGAGCTGCCGTCGACCAACCCGGCCGTGATCGCGTTCCTGCGCGAGTACAAGGACGACCTGGTGCTGTGCGTCCACAACTTCTCGCGCTTCCCGCAGCCGACGGAACTCGATCTCCAGACCTTCAACGGCCGTCATCCGGTCGAGCTGATCGGCGGGGTGCGATTCCCGGCCATCGGCGAATGGCCGTATCTGCTGACCCTCGCAGGTCACGGCTTCTACTGGTTCCGGCTGCGCAAGGACCCGACGCCGCCGCCGGCCAAGCGCGCCTGA
- the glgB gene encoding 1,4-alpha-glucan branching enzyme: protein MTPRPPSRKSAESPNAPTPPEAAQPEAAQPEAAPPAAPRKRAKSARAPKQAEAIEPTQAPQDAPQPLKAAETPPPRKPARAVKQPRPARTAKVTQSPAAAGPPDSAAKAAQDAESGKPQAAARAARSAKNTKADKAEKAATPRRTKAPQPQPDGPALHGSDRDRLLAGGHHDPHGLLGAHPVQGAAKGVVFRALRPFARAVTVLADGHRTPLHDDGDGLFSGVLPLDAVPPEYSLVVTYDDNELEVQDPYRFLPALGELDLYLIGEGRHEELWRALGAQPMVHQGVSGTRFTVWAPNARGVRVAGDFNYWNGTGFPMRSLGSSGVWELFVPGVGEGTLYKFEIMRPDGSHTMRADPMARRTECPPANASIVTASHHEWRDQEWMEHRADRPVHKAPFSVYEVHLASWRPGLSYRELAEQLPAYVADLGFTHVELMPVAEHPFGGSWGYQVTGLYAPTARMGTPDDFRFLVESLHRAGIGVIMDWVPAHFPKDDWALARFDGANLYEHEDWRRAEHPDWGTLEFDYGRPEVRNFLVANATYWCEEFHIDGLRVDAVASMLYLDYSREDGEWAPNEFGGRDNPDAVAFLQEMNATVYRRNPGVVTIAEESTAWDGVTRPTDSGGLGFGLKWNMGWMHDSLVYISKEPVHRKYHHNEMTFSMVYAYSENYVLPISHDEVVHGKQALVSKMPGDWWQQRANHRAYLAYMWAHPGKQLLFMGQEFAQGAEWSEGHGPDWWLLDPSYSAEPDHRGVRDLVRDLNQVYTATPALWELDTSPEGFTWVAGDAAEDNVFAFLRFDAKSGPLLAVSNFSPVVRHGYRLCVPDLIPAWTEVLNTDAAQYGGSDVRNTEPLKPEPAGAHGGRPSLELTLPPLATVWFRPA, encoded by the coding sequence GTGACCCCCCGTCCACCGTCCCGCAAGTCCGCCGAGTCCCCGAACGCGCCCACGCCGCCCGAGGCGGCGCAGCCCGAGGCGGCGCAGCCCGAGGCCGCGCCGCCCGCGGCGCCGCGCAAGCGGGCCAAGTCCGCCAGGGCTCCCAAGCAGGCAGAGGCGATCGAGCCGACCCAGGCTCCGCAGGACGCTCCGCAGCCCCTGAAGGCCGCCGAGACCCCGCCGCCGCGCAAGCCCGCCAGGGCGGTGAAGCAGCCCAGGCCGGCCAGGACCGCCAAGGTCACGCAGTCCCCGGCCGCCGCGGGTCCTCCCGACTCCGCCGCCAAGGCCGCTCAGGACGCGGAGTCCGGCAAGCCGCAGGCCGCCGCGCGCGCGGCCAGGAGCGCCAAGAACACGAAGGCCGACAAGGCCGAAAAGGCCGCCACGCCCCGGCGGACCAAGGCTCCCCAGCCGCAGCCGGACGGCCCCGCCCTCCACGGCAGTGACCGGGACCGGCTGCTGGCCGGCGGTCATCACGACCCGCACGGCCTGCTCGGCGCCCACCCCGTTCAGGGAGCCGCGAAGGGCGTCGTCTTCCGTGCGCTGCGGCCCTTCGCCCGGGCCGTCACCGTGCTGGCCGACGGGCACCGCACGCCGCTGCACGACGACGGCGACGGCCTGTTCTCCGGCGTGCTGCCGCTGGACGCCGTGCCGCCGGAGTACAGCCTGGTCGTCACGTACGACGACAACGAGCTGGAGGTGCAGGACCCGTACCGCTTCCTGCCCGCGCTCGGTGAACTCGACCTGTACCTCATCGGCGAGGGCCGCCACGAGGAGCTGTGGCGGGCGCTCGGCGCGCAGCCGATGGTCCACCAGGGCGTGAGCGGCACCCGCTTCACCGTCTGGGCGCCGAACGCGCGCGGCGTGCGCGTCGCGGGCGACTTCAACTACTGGAACGGCACCGGGTTCCCGATGCGTTCCCTCGGCTCGTCGGGTGTCTGGGAGCTGTTCGTGCCCGGCGTCGGCGAGGGCACGCTCTACAAGTTCGAGATCATGCGCCCGGACGGCAGTCACACGATGCGCGCCGACCCGATGGCCCGGCGCACCGAGTGCCCGCCCGCCAACGCGTCCATCGTGACGGCCTCGCACCACGAGTGGCGCGACCAGGAGTGGATGGAGCACCGGGCCGACCGGCCCGTGCACAAGGCTCCGTTCTCGGTCTACGAGGTGCACCTGGCCTCGTGGCGGCCCGGACTGTCGTACCGCGAGCTCGCCGAGCAGCTTCCCGCGTACGTCGCCGATCTGGGCTTCACCCATGTCGAGCTGATGCCGGTCGCCGAGCACCCCTTCGGCGGCTCGTGGGGCTACCAGGTCACCGGCCTGTACGCCCCGACGGCCCGCATGGGCACGCCCGACGACTTCCGGTTCCTGGTGGAGTCGCTGCACCGGGCCGGCATCGGCGTGATCATGGACTGGGTCCCGGCCCACTTCCCCAAGGACGACTGGGCGCTGGCGCGGTTCGACGGCGCGAACCTGTACGAGCACGAGGACTGGCGGCGCGCCGAGCACCCCGACTGGGGCACGCTCGAATTCGACTACGGCCGCCCGGAGGTGCGCAACTTCCTGGTCGCCAACGCCACGTACTGGTGCGAGGAGTTCCACATCGACGGCCTGCGCGTCGACGCGGTCGCCTCGATGCTCTACCTCGACTACTCGCGCGAGGACGGCGAGTGGGCGCCGAACGAGTTCGGTGGCCGCGACAATCCGGACGCCGTGGCCTTCCTCCAGGAGATGAACGCGACCGTCTACCGCCGCAACCCCGGCGTCGTGACGATCGCCGAGGAGTCCACGGCCTGGGACGGCGTGACCCGCCCCACCGACAGCGGCGGCCTGGGCTTCGGCCTGAAGTGGAACATGGGGTGGATGCACGACTCGCTGGTGTACATCAGCAAGGAGCCGGTGCACCGCAAGTACCACCACAACGAGATGACCTTCTCGATGGTGTACGCGTACAGCGAGAACTACGTGCTGCCCATCTCGCACGACGAGGTGGTGCACGGCAAGCAGGCCCTGGTGAGCAAGATGCCGGGCGACTGGTGGCAGCAGCGCGCCAACCACCGCGCGTACCTCGCCTACATGTGGGCGCACCCCGGCAAGCAGCTCCTGTTCATGGGACAGGAGTTCGCCCAGGGAGCGGAGTGGTCGGAGGGGCACGGCCCCGACTGGTGGCTGCTCGACCCGTCGTACTCGGCGGAGCCCGACCACCGCGGTGTACGTGACCTGGTGCGCGACCTCAACCAGGTGTACACCGCCACGCCCGCCCTGTGGGAGCTGGACACGTCGCCCGAGGGCTTCACGTGGGTGGCGGGCGACGCCGCCGAGGACAACGTCTTCGCGTTCCTGCGCTTCGACGCGAAGAGCGGTCCCCTGCTGGCCGTCTCCAACTTCTCGCCGGTCGTCCGGCACGGGTACCGGCTCTGCGTGCCGGACCTGATCCCGGCCTGGACGGAGGTCCTGAACACGGACGCGGCCCAGTACGGGGGCAGCGACGTACGCAACACCGAGCCGCTCAAGCCCGAGCCGGCCGGGGCGCACGGGGGCCGGCCGAGTCTGGAGCTGACGCTGCCGCCGCTTGCGACGGTGTGGTTCAGGCCGGCCTGA
- a CDS encoding HelD family protein — protein MSTEEFQKEQEFITGLYARLDDLREEAESTVRGALTQVGTGHHQAKLERDVLVAEQSGLLAAFNAGESGLCFGRLDFQDGRQYHMGRIGIRQSDADRTPLVIDWRADIARPFYLATGYSPMGLRRRRHISTEGRTVTALHDEILDLTDTTRTGHEGSAADTVLLAALDAARSGRMHDIVRTIQAEQDRIIRGPHQGVLVVEGGPGTGKTVVALHRAAYLLYAYRDLLARRGVLIVGPNPAFLAYIGEVLPSLGETGVLLATVGELFPGVTATGTDTSAAAEVKGRATMADALARFVRDRQTAPDPGIEIEHDDGRLVLDRAMAEDARAAARQTGLPHNLARPHFAFRIIDALTEQLADRIGADPYGGPNFLGPDDIAQLGKAIALSGEVHAAIEELWPMLTPQQLVTEYLADPVYLPDIDAELIRRTGGPWTPADVPLLDEAAELLGHDDSAARAAEEAERQQRIAYAQGVLDMAYASRTYEFEDKEDVDKDASEVLGAHDIVDAERMAERHEEADHRSAAERAAADRTWAFGHIIVDEAQELSAMTWRLLMRRCPTRSMTLVGDPAQTGDEAGCDSWQQILGPYVGDRWEHTRLRVNYRTPAEIMEVAAGVRRAEDPSFEPPGSVRSTGVRPRARGARPEDLARTVAETVADEAPREGRLAVVAPAALHPELVAALPGASYGTTPDLTRDVVLLDPRQTKGLEFDTVVVVEPGRILAGSARGANDLYVALTRATQQLAVVHTGALPECLREGLTQETQETQQIQEAVRPA, from the coding sequence AGAGCGGGCTCTGCTTCGGGCGCCTGGACTTCCAGGACGGACGCCAGTACCACATGGGGCGCATCGGAATCCGGCAGAGCGACGCCGACCGTACTCCTCTTGTCATCGACTGGCGTGCCGACATCGCCCGCCCCTTCTATCTCGCGACCGGATATTCCCCGATGGGCCTGCGACGCCGCCGGCACATCAGCACCGAGGGCCGGACCGTCACCGCCCTGCACGACGAGATCCTCGATCTGACCGACACCACCCGTACCGGCCACGAGGGCTCCGCCGCCGACACCGTGCTGCTCGCCGCGCTGGACGCGGCCCGCTCCGGGCGGATGCACGACATCGTGCGGACCATCCAGGCCGAGCAGGACCGCATCATCCGGGGCCCGCACCAGGGCGTACTCGTCGTGGAGGGCGGACCCGGCACCGGCAAGACCGTCGTCGCGCTGCACCGGGCGGCGTACCTGCTGTACGCGTACCGCGACCTGCTCGCCCGCCGGGGCGTGCTGATCGTCGGGCCCAACCCCGCGTTCCTCGCGTACATCGGGGAAGTACTGCCCTCGCTCGGTGAGACCGGCGTGCTGCTGGCGACCGTGGGCGAGCTGTTCCCGGGCGTCACCGCCACCGGAACGGACACCTCGGCGGCCGCCGAGGTCAAGGGCCGGGCCACCATGGCGGACGCCCTCGCCCGTTTCGTACGGGACCGTCAGACCGCGCCCGACCCGGGCATCGAGATCGAGCACGACGACGGCAGGCTGGTACTGGACCGGGCGATGGCGGAGGACGCCCGGGCCGCCGCCCGTCAGACCGGGCTGCCGCACAATCTGGCCCGCCCCCACTTCGCCTTCCGGATCATCGACGCGCTCACCGAGCAGCTCGCCGATCGGATCGGCGCCGACCCGTACGGCGGCCCCAACTTCCTCGGCCCCGACGACATCGCGCAGCTCGGCAAGGCCATCGCGCTCAGTGGCGAGGTGCACGCGGCCATCGAAGAGCTGTGGCCGATGCTCACCCCGCAGCAGCTGGTCACCGAGTACCTCGCCGACCCCGTGTACCTGCCGGACATCGACGCCGAGCTGATCCGGCGCACCGGCGGCCCCTGGACGCCCGCCGACGTGCCGCTCCTCGACGAGGCCGCCGAACTGCTCGGCCATGACGACTCGGCCGCGCGGGCCGCCGAGGAGGCCGAGCGCCAGCAGCGCATCGCCTACGCCCAGGGCGTGCTGGACATGGCGTACGCCTCCCGTACCTACGAGTTCGAGGACAAGGAGGACGTCGACAAGGACGCGTCCGAGGTGCTGGGCGCCCACGACATCGTCGACGCCGAGCGGATGGCCGAGCGCCACGAGGAGGCCGACCACCGCAGCGCCGCCGAACGGGCCGCCGCCGACCGCACCTGGGCCTTCGGCCACATCATCGTCGACGAGGCGCAGGAACTGTCCGCCATGACCTGGCGGTTGCTGATGCGCCGCTGCCCGACCCGCTCCATGACGCTGGTCGGCGACCCGGCGCAGACCGGTGACGAGGCGGGCTGCGACTCCTGGCAGCAGATCCTCGGCCCGTACGTCGGGGACCGCTGGGAGCACACCCGCCTGCGCGTCAACTACCGTACGCCCGCCGAGATCATGGAGGTCGCGGCAGGTGTACGGCGTGCCGAGGACCCCTCCTTCGAACCGCCGGGCTCCGTCCGCTCCACCGGTGTACGGCCCCGGGCGCGCGGGGCGCGGCCGGAGGACCTCGCACGTACCGTCGCCGAGACGGTCGCCGACGAGGCGCCGCGGGAGGGCCGGCTGGCCGTCGTCGCCCCCGCCGCCCTGCACCCGGAGCTCGTCGCCGCGCTGCCCGGCGCGTCGTACGGCACCACACCCGACCTCACCCGGGACGTCGTGCTCCTCGACCCCCGGCAGACGAAGGGCCTGGAGTTCGACACGGTGGTCGTCGTCGAACCGGGACGGATCCTCGCCGGCTCCGCGCGCGGCGCGAACGATCTCTACGTCGCCCTGACCCGGGCCACGCAGCAGCTCGCCGTCGTCCACACGGGAGCCCTTCCCGAATGCCTCCGGGAAGGGCTCACGCAGGAGACGCAGGAGACGCAGCAGATCCAGGAAGCGGTCAGGCCGGCCTGA